Proteins from a single region of Xenopus laevis strain J_2021 chromosome 9_10S, Xenopus_laevis_v10.1, whole genome shotgun sequence:
- the LOC121398944 gene encoding targeting protein for Xklp2-B-like yields the protein MVRQFPVSGPVAMADMLDPYTFDAPSTYINFSSFHEDHNADSWLDRVTNALNTPPNQRPRFETSAVNSEHKRKVLTTLSKEAVSKSTIHFCDVKSPSMRSTRLMSRKLCKLKGSRNVLVKPKIAEQQELEKIQELQKNLKKN from the exons ATGGTGAGACAGTTTCCTGTAAGTGGCCCAGTTGCTATGGCAGACATGCTGGATCCCTACACCTTTGATGCCCCTTCTACATACATTAACTTTAGTTCTTTCCATGAGGATCACAATGCTGACTCCTGGTTAG ACAGAGTGACCAATGCACTTAATACTCCCCCAAACCAGAGGCCACGCTTTGAAACTTCTGCTGTGAATTCTG AACACAAGCGCAAGGTGTTGACAACCCTTTCAAAGGAGGCAGTCTCCAAGAGTACTATACATTTTTGTGATGTGAAATCTCCGTCAATGCG ATCAACCAGGCTCATGTCCAGGAAGCTGTGCAAACTAAAGGG GAGTAGGAATGTGCTGGTGAAGCCTAAAATTGCAGAACAGCAAGAGCTTGAGAAGATACAAGAACTTCAAAAGAATCTCAAGAAAAATTAG